The sequence ATGTGTTTTAGACTAAAAGCTTCCAAAAAATAATCTAGGAGGTTTAGAATGAATAAGAAAGCTAAAAAATTGGTCCATGAATTGTATAATACCATAGGCGACAAACAAGGGAAAAGTTATTTAGAACTAAAAGAAGTGTTGTTAAAAGTCTATAAAAAGTTGGACAAAGAAACGAATGATGATTTTTTGATATCTAGGCTTATTAACTATATTTATTTCAAAAATTAATTGGAAAGAGTCCAAATACTGAATGCAGTTATTCTAATTATACCATTATTGTTAATAAGGTTTTTACTATTAGCTATTATTAGTCCGACAGCTATAAAAGAAACAGCAAGATTTGCGCCACTTGTAGGAAGAGAAAGAACATTTTATTACATTTATCAACTGACAACGATTATACTTAACGTATATTCACTATTCTTTCTTGGCTGTGTGTTCATCACCCAGTCACTATGCTTCTTTATGTTTCACTAGAAATAGGTGAACTGATTTGACGTCCATATAATCAGAAAAGGTGAAAGTAGCATAAAATGACTTTAGAAGAAGAACTGAAAGAAATCGCGAAAATTACCAATGGGTTCAAACCAATGGAACACTTAACCAATTCACTTGAAAAAGAGCTGACAGAAAAGGAATTAGAGGATCTAGCATTTAGGTTATACGGGTCTGAAATTTATCAAATAAGAATGGTCGCTGTTTTTCTGTTTGGAAAGCGTGCATCAAAAAATCATGAGGTGCTAAATTTCTTGAAAAAGAATGTTTCAAAAGATGACAATTGGCGAGTGCAAGAAATTTTAGGAATGGCATTTGATCATTTTTGTAAAGAAATAGGCTATGAAGAAGCACTAGTGACGATAAAAGAATGGTTAATCTTTGAAAATAGTAATACTAGAAGAGCTGTTTCTGAAGGGGTGAGAATTTGGACGAATCGTCCTTATTTTAAAGACAATCCTGAAAGTGCTATTCGTTTGCTGGCAACACTTAGAAACGACGATAGTGAATACGTTAGAAAATCATGCGGAAATGCGCTAAGGGATATCAGTAAAAAATACCCTGAAAAAATTATGGAAGAATTATCGTTATGGCAAGGTAGTAAGGAAGAGCTTCAAATAAAAAAAATTATTTTCAAAAATAAACATTTAGGACGTTTTCTTAATAACAATAAAAAGGACTGAATCATCTTGTTAACAACTGAACATATCTCTTTTCAACACGAAGAACAAGTAATCCTAAAAGACATTACCACATCATTCGAAAAAGGTAGCCATACAACGATTACCGGACCATCCGGCAGTGGGAAAAGTACCTTTCTTAAATTACTGGCTTCTTTATTAACCCCTACCAAAGGAGCCATTATGTTTAATGGCCAAAATATTGCAGATTTAACACCAGAAAAGTATCGCAAGCAAGTTTCCTACTGCTTTCAACAACCTTCATTATTTGGTGAAACTGTGCGAGATAATTTTATGTTCCCATACGAGGTACGTAAAATAGCGTTTCAAGAAAGTGATGTATTAAACTTATTAAATGAAGTCAAACTACCTGAAAGCTATTTGGATAAAAAAATCAACGAATTATCAGGTGGGGAAAAACAGCGTATAGCCTTAATCCGTAATGTGATTTTTCTCCCTGAAGTGTTAC is a genomic window of Enterococcus haemoperoxidus ATCC BAA-382 containing:
- a CDS encoding bacteriocin immunity protein codes for the protein MNKKAKKLVHELYNTIGDKQGKSYLELKEVLLKVYKKLDKETNDDFLISRLINYIYFKN
- a CDS encoding DNA alkylation repair protein, coding for MTLEEELKEIAKITNGFKPMEHLTNSLEKELTEKELEDLAFRLYGSEIYQIRMVAVFLFGKRASKNHEVLNFLKKNVSKDDNWRVQEILGMAFDHFCKEIGYEEALVTIKEWLIFENSNTRRAVSEGVRIWTNRPYFKDNPESAIRLLATLRNDDSEYVRKSCGNALRDISKKYPEKIMEELSLWQGSKEELQIKKIIFKNKHLGRFLNNNKKD
- a CDS encoding ABC transporter ATP-binding protein, which gives rise to MLTTEHISFQHEEQVILKDITTSFEKGSHTTITGPSGSGKSTFLKLLASLLTPTKGAIMFNGQNIADLTPEKYRKQVSYCFQQPSLFGETVRDNFMFPYEVRKIAFQESDVLNLLNEVKLPESYLDKKINELSGGEKQRIALIRNVIFLPEVLLLDEVTAGLDEESKAIVNQWLLKLNQEKNVTLIRVTHDPEEIAQASIVKKIIAGSLEGAK